From Domibacillus sp. DTU_2020_1001157_1_SI_ALB_TIR_016, a single genomic window includes:
- the hemL gene encoding glutamate-1-semialdehyde 2,1-aminomutase, with the protein MRSFEKSKAAFKEAVQMMPGGVNSPVRAFKSVNIDPIFMERGKGSKIWDIDGNEYIDYVLSWGPLILGHSNDQVVEALKKTAETGTSFGASTLLENEMANLVIERVPSIEVVRMVSSGTEATMSTLRLARGYTGRNKILKFEGCYHGHGDSLLIKAGSGVATLGLPDSPGVPESVAKNTITVPYNDLESVRFAFEQYGEDIACIIVEPVAGNMGVVPPLPGFLEGLREITEQNGSLLIFDEVMTGFRVGYNCAQGHFGVTPDLTCLGKVIGGGLPVGAYGGKAEIMNNVAPAGTIYQAGTLSGNPMAMTAGIETLRQLTPASYEEFGRKADMLEKGLTDAARKYGIPITFNRAGSMIGCFFHEGPVQNYDDAKGSDLALFADYFREMALEGVFLPPSQFEGLFLSTAHSDEDINQTIQAAEKAFSRLAK; encoded by the coding sequence ATGCGTTCATTCGAAAAATCAAAAGCTGCTTTTAAAGAAGCGGTTCAAATGATGCCGGGCGGCGTAAACAGTCCGGTTCGTGCGTTTAAATCGGTCAATATCGATCCTATTTTCATGGAGCGGGGCAAAGGGTCAAAAATTTGGGATATTGATGGGAATGAGTACATTGATTATGTGCTGTCATGGGGTCCGCTTATTTTGGGCCATTCAAATGACCAGGTAGTTGAAGCATTGAAAAAAACGGCGGAAACAGGTACGAGTTTCGGCGCTTCTACGCTGCTTGAAAATGAAATGGCAAATCTCGTCATTGAGCGCGTACCGTCGATCGAAGTCGTTCGAATGGTATCAAGCGGTACGGAAGCTACAATGAGTACGCTTCGGCTGGCACGGGGATATACAGGACGCAACAAAATCCTTAAGTTTGAAGGGTGCTACCATGGACATGGAGATTCGCTGCTTATTAAAGCCGGTTCCGGTGTTGCAACGCTCGGACTGCCGGACAGCCCGGGTGTGCCGGAGAGTGTTGCTAAAAACACCATTACGGTTCCATACAATGATTTGGAAAGTGTTCGTTTTGCATTTGAACAATATGGTGAGGATATCGCCTGTATAATTGTCGAGCCGGTTGCCGGCAATATGGGCGTTGTTCCTCCGCTGCCGGGCTTTTTAGAAGGCCTGCGTGAAATTACGGAGCAAAATGGTTCGCTGCTTATTTTTGATGAAGTGATGACGGGTTTCCGTGTCGGCTACAACTGTGCACAGGGGCACTTCGGCGTTACGCCGGATCTTACCTGTCTTGGCAAGGTGATCGGCGGCGGTCTTCCGGTTGGTGCTTACGGCGGCAAAGCGGAAATTATGAATAATGTGGCGCCGGCGGGAACCATCTATCAGGCGGGCACGCTGTCCGGAAACCCGATGGCCATGACTGCCGGAATCGAAACACTTCGTCAATTGACACCGGCATCCTACGAGGAGTTTGGACGCAAAGCGGATATGCTTGAAAAAGGGCTGACGGATGCGGCACGTAAATATGGGATTCCAATCACGTTTAACCGTGCTGGCTCGATGATCGGCTGCTTCTTCCATGAAGGACCCGTTCAAAACTATGACGATGCAAAAGGGTCGGACCTTGCTTTGTTCGCTGATTATTTCCGCGAAATGGCGCTTGAAGGTGTTTTCTTGCCTCCGTCCCAATTTGAAGGGCTGTTTTTATCAACAGCACATTCAGATGAGGATATTAATCAAACCATTCAAGCAGCCGAAAAAGCGTTTAGCCGCTTGGCAAAATAA
- a CDS encoding valine--tRNA ligase has protein sequence MSQQETTMPTKYDPQAIEKGRYDWWTAGKFFEAKNDESKTPYTIVIPPPNVTGKLHLGHAWDTTLQDILTRMKRMQGFDVLWLPGMDHAGIATQAKVEQKLKEEGKTRYDLGREKFLEESWKWKEEYAGHIRAQWAKLGLGLDYSRERFTLDEGLSKAVREVFVKLYEKGLIYRGEYIINWDPSTKTALSDIEVIYKDVQGAFYHMKYPLEDGSGSIEVATTRPETMLGDTAVAVHPEDERYKHLIGKNVVLPIVGRVIPIIADEYVDPEFGSGVVKITPAHDPNDFEVGNRHDLPRILVMNEDGTMNKEAGTYSGMDRFECRKQIVKDLQEQGVLFKIEDHLHSVGHSERSGAVVEPYLSTQWFVKMGPLAEQAVELQKTENKVDFVPDRFEKTYLHWMENIRDWCISRQLWWGHRIPAWYHKETGEVYVGQEAPQDAENWEQDTDVLDTWFSSALWPFSTMGWPDEDSAEFKRYYPTAALVTGYDIIFFWVSRMIFQGLEFTGERPFEDVLIHGLVRDAEGRKMSKSLGNGVDPMEVIDQYGADSLRYFLATGSSPGQDLRYTTEKVEATWNFANKIWNASRFALMNMGGMTYDQIDLTGKKSVADEWILTRLNETIESVTHLSDKYEFGEVGRTLYNFIWDDFCDWYIEMAKLPLYGEDEQAKQMTRSVLAYVLDNTMRLLHPFMPFITEEIWQNLPHEGETIVEASWPKADGSLTNKEAAANMKLLVDIIRAVRNIRSEVNTPMSKKVPLVLKAKDEAVLSTLTENRYYIERFCNPDELVIDTNPAAPEKAMTAVVTGAELFMPLAGLLNIDEEIARLEKEKAKWQSEVDRVLKKLSNERFISKAPQKVVDEERAKEADYREKLAAVEARIEDLKN, from the coding sequence ATGTCACAACAAGAAACAACGATGCCGACAAAATATGATCCACAGGCGATCGAGAAAGGCCGATACGACTGGTGGACAGCCGGCAAATTTTTCGAAGCAAAAAACGATGAATCCAAAACCCCTTATACGATTGTTATTCCGCCCCCGAATGTTACAGGTAAGCTTCATCTTGGGCATGCATGGGATACAACACTGCAGGATATTTTAACGCGTATGAAGCGCATGCAGGGCTTTGACGTTCTATGGCTTCCAGGAATGGACCATGCCGGTATCGCGACACAGGCAAAAGTAGAACAGAAGTTAAAAGAAGAAGGCAAGACCCGCTATGATCTTGGACGTGAGAAATTCCTTGAAGAATCATGGAAATGGAAAGAAGAATACGCCGGGCATATCCGTGCCCAGTGGGCAAAGCTTGGTCTTGGCCTTGATTACAGCCGGGAACGCTTTACGCTGGATGAAGGGTTGTCAAAAGCCGTTCGTGAAGTATTCGTAAAGCTGTATGAAAAAGGGCTCATCTACCGTGGTGAGTACATTATCAACTGGGATCCGTCTACTAAAACGGCGCTGTCAGATATTGAAGTTATCTATAAAGATGTACAAGGTGCTTTTTATCATATGAAATATCCGCTTGAGGACGGATCGGGCTCTATTGAAGTTGCCACAACACGCCCGGAGACGATGCTTGGTGATACGGCCGTAGCAGTGCATCCGGAAGATGAGCGTTACAAACATTTAATCGGCAAAAATGTTGTCCTGCCAATTGTCGGCCGGGTAATTCCAATTATCGCTGATGAGTATGTAGATCCAGAATTCGGAAGCGGTGTTGTGAAAATTACGCCAGCGCATGATCCGAACGACTTTGAAGTCGGAAACCGTCATGATCTTCCGCGTATCCTTGTGATGAACGAAGATGGAACAATGAACAAAGAAGCCGGTACATACAGCGGCATGGACCGTTTTGAATGCCGTAAGCAGATTGTCAAAGATCTTCAGGAACAAGGTGTTCTATTTAAGATTGAAGACCATTTACATTCAGTCGGCCATTCGGAAAGAAGCGGCGCTGTTGTCGAGCCGTACTTGTCTACCCAATGGTTTGTTAAAATGGGGCCTTTGGCTGAACAAGCCGTTGAGCTTCAAAAAACCGAAAACAAAGTAGATTTTGTTCCGGACCGTTTTGAAAAAACGTACCTGCATTGGATGGAAAACATCCGTGACTGGTGTATTTCCCGCCAGCTTTGGTGGGGCCACCGCATTCCAGCCTGGTACCATAAAGAAACAGGTGAAGTTTATGTAGGACAGGAAGCGCCTCAGGATGCGGAAAACTGGGAGCAGGACACCGATGTACTCGATACATGGTTCTCATCAGCTCTATGGCCGTTTTCAACGATGGGCTGGCCGGATGAAGATTCTGCTGAATTCAAGCGCTACTACCCGACAGCAGCCCTTGTAACGGGATATGATATTATTTTCTTCTGGGTATCCCGAATGATTTTCCAGGGACTTGAATTTACGGGTGAGCGTCCATTCGAAGATGTTTTAATCCACGGTCTTGTCCGCGACGCGGAAGGACGCAAAATGTCGAAGTCTCTTGGCAACGGTGTGGACCCGATGGAAGTCATTGACCAGTACGGAGCTGATTCACTTCGCTACTTCCTTGCAACAGGAAGCTCGCCTGGACAGGACTTGCGCTATACAACCGAGAAAGTGGAAGCAACATGGAACTTTGCCAATAAAATTTGGAATGCGTCTCGATTCGCCCTGATGAATATGGGCGGCATGACATATGATCAAATTGATTTGACGGGCAAAAAATCAGTTGCAGATGAATGGATTTTAACACGCTTAAATGAAACGATTGAAAGTGTGACACACTTATCGGATAAATACGAGTTCGGGGAAGTCGGCCGGACGCTGTATAACTTTATTTGGGACGATTTCTGTGACTGGTATATTGAAATGGCGAAACTGCCGTTGTACGGGGAAGATGAACAGGCGAAGCAAATGACCCGTTCGGTTCTTGCTTATGTACTCGATAACACAATGCGTCTTCTGCATCCGTTTATGCCGTTTATTACCGAAGAAATTTGGCAGAACCTTCCGCATGAAGGGGAAACGATTGTCGAAGCATCATGGCCAAAAGCAGATGGTTCTTTAACAAACAAAGAAGCAGCAGCCAATATGAAGCTGCTTGTTGATATTATCCGTGCTGTCCGCAACATTCGTTCAGAAGTGAACACGCCGATGAGCAAGAAAGTACCGCTTGTTTTAAAAGCAAAAGACGAAGCAGTTCTTTCTACTTTAACAGAAAACCGCTACTACATTGAGCGATTCTGTAACCCGGATGAGCTTGTAATTGATACAAATCCGGCAGCGCCTGAAAAAGCGATGACAGCCGTTGTAACGGGAGCTGAGCTCTTTATGCCGCTTGCAGGCCTATTGAATATTGATGAGGAAATTGCCCGTCTTGAAAAAGAAAAAGCAAAATGGCAGTCTGAAGTAGACCGCGTACTGAAAAAGCTGTCTAATGAGCGGTTTATCTCAAAAGCGCCGCAAAAAGTCGTTGACGAAGAGCGCGCGAAAGAAGCGGATTACCGTGAAAAACTCGCTGCTGTTGAAGCACGCATCGAAGATTTAAAGAATTAA
- a CDS encoding folylpolyglutamate synthase/dihydrofolate synthase family protein: MNTYEEALAWIHGRLRVGIKPGLMRMEYMMERLDHPERRLRAVHIGGTNGKGSTTAMLRSILTEAGFETGTFTSPYIEQFNERISVDGTPISDEEITALAVKIKTIADEMEELEMGGPSEFEIITAMAFYYFAYMHPVDLVLFEVGLGGRLDSTNIVHPLLSVITTIGMDHLQFLGDTLEEIAREKAGIIKSGVPVITAVHQLEALAVIAGTAKQKRSALYQYGRDFTGSWTASTEKGEQFDFTSLYSSRPALETGLAGLHQVQNAATAVMAADFLRVFYSFLIEEHHIEQGLQKAVWPGRFETLLDDPLIIADGAHNEEGVEALVRTAGQRFPNKNITVLFAAMKDKPLDGMITRLNQMADQLYLTSFDFPRAAGAKEYEPYRSKKIHIIENYNTAIQVFQNQAEKEDVLIITGSLYFISTVKKDIRSILSNKH, encoded by the coding sequence ATGAATACGTACGAAGAAGCACTTGCCTGGATTCATGGACGTCTGCGCGTAGGCATTAAGCCGGGTCTGATGCGGATGGAATATATGATGGAACGGCTTGATCATCCCGAGCGCCGCCTGCGTGCAGTCCATATTGGCGGAACAAATGGAAAAGGCTCGACTACCGCTATGCTGCGGTCGATTTTAACGGAAGCCGGCTTTGAAACAGGGACGTTTACATCACCTTACATTGAACAATTCAATGAGCGGATCAGCGTTGATGGGACGCCTATTTCAGATGAAGAGATTACGGCTTTGGCAGTGAAAATTAAAACGATTGCAGATGAAATGGAAGAGCTGGAAATGGGCGGGCCGAGTGAATTTGAAATCATTACGGCTATGGCTTTTTATTATTTTGCTTATATGCACCCGGTTGACCTTGTTTTATTTGAAGTCGGTCTTGGCGGCCGCCTGGATTCAACAAACATTGTTCATCCGCTGCTATCGGTGATCACCACGATTGGCATGGATCACCTTCAATTCCTTGGTGACACGCTGGAAGAAATTGCACGGGAAAAAGCAGGCATTATTAAGAGCGGTGTGCCCGTTATAACAGCGGTTCATCAGCTGGAAGCTCTTGCTGTGATTGCCGGGACGGCAAAGCAAAAACGTTCAGCACTTTACCAATACGGCCGGGATTTCACGGGCAGCTGGACCGCTTCAACGGAAAAAGGAGAACAATTTGACTTCACGTCTCTTTACAGCAGCCGTCCTGCTCTCGAAACGGGACTTGCCGGTTTGCACCAGGTGCAAAACGCAGCGACAGCTGTGATGGCAGCTGACTTTTTACGTGTATTTTACTCTTTTTTAATCGAAGAGCACCATATTGAGCAAGGGCTCCAAAAAGCCGTATGGCCGGGACGGTTTGAAACACTCTTAGACGATCCGCTGATCATTGCAGACGGAGCCCACAATGAAGAGGGAGTAGAAGCACTTGTGCGGACAGCCGGCCAGCGTTTTCCGAATAAAAATATAACGGTCCTGTTTGCGGCAATGAAAGATAAACCGCTGGATGGAATGATTACACGTTTAAATCAAATGGCAGATCAGCTGTACCTGACTTCGTTTGACTTTCCAAGAGCCGCAGGCGCAAAAGAGTATGAGCCATATCGGTCTAAGAAAATCCACATCATTGAAAATT